A region of Pseudanabaena sp. BC1403 DNA encodes the following proteins:
- the hemH gene encoding ferrochelatase: MGRLGVLLLNLGGPDKLEDVRPFLYNLFSDPEIIRLPSPLLQAPLAWLISTLRFKKSQENYKKIGGGSPLRRITEAQGQALRSQLQQNGHDVNVYIGMRYWNPFTEEAIAQIKRDKIEELVILPLYPQFSISTTGSSFRLLNRIWQRDPELQKIKYTVVPSWYDNSGYLQAMSNLIATKLDQVKNPSEAYIFFSAHGVPVSYIKEAGDPYQKEIETCAALIMQKLNRSNPYKLAYQSRVGPVEWLQPYTDVAIVELAEQGVKELVVVPISFVSEHIETLEEIDMEYREIAEHAGIETFARVPAPDTDPIFIQALADVVTKALSDRPITFSETIQPQKNTKLYPQERWEWGMTQSAEVWNGRLAMIGFLILLLELWLGRGMLAQ, from the coding sequence ATGGGGCGATTAGGCGTTTTACTTCTGAACCTCGGTGGACCCGACAAACTAGAGGATGTCCGCCCATTTTTGTATAACTTATTTTCTGATCCAGAAATTATTCGTTTGCCTTCGCCTTTACTACAAGCACCTTTGGCTTGGCTAATCTCGACCCTGCGCTTTAAAAAATCTCAGGAAAACTACAAAAAAATTGGCGGTGGTTCTCCGCTACGGCGCATTACTGAAGCTCAAGGACAAGCATTGCGATCGCAGCTTCAGCAAAATGGTCACGATGTTAATGTCTATATCGGAATGCGTTACTGGAATCCTTTCACGGAGGAAGCGATCGCCCAAATCAAACGGGACAAAATCGAAGAATTAGTCATTTTGCCTCTGTATCCTCAATTTTCAATTAGTACCACAGGTTCTAGCTTTAGATTACTAAATCGCATTTGGCAACGAGATCCAGAATTACAAAAAATTAAATATACAGTTGTGCCTTCTTGGTACGACAATTCAGGCTATCTGCAAGCAATGTCAAATCTGATAGCAACCAAGCTTGATCAAGTTAAAAATCCTAGTGAAGCTTATATATTCTTTAGTGCCCACGGTGTACCTGTCAGCTACATCAAAGAAGCAGGCGATCCTTATCAAAAAGAGATTGAAACTTGCGCGGCTCTGATCATGCAAAAACTTAATCGCTCTAATCCCTACAAGCTTGCCTACCAAAGTCGTGTTGGCCCTGTCGAATGGTTACAACCATATACTGACGTAGCGATCGTTGAGCTTGCTGAGCAGGGTGTAAAAGAATTGGTAGTAGTGCCCATTAGCTTTGTCTCCGAGCATATCGAAACCCTCGAAGAAATCGATATGGAATACCGCGAAATTGCCGAACATGCTGGTATTGAAACCTTTGCGAGAGTTCCTGCTCCTGATACTGACCCCATTTTTATTCAAGCCTTAGCCGATGTTGTGACAAAAGCTTTAAGCGATCGCCCTATTACCTTTTCGGAAACTATTCAGCCTCAAAAAAATACTAAACTCTATCCTCAAGAGCGTTGGGAATGGGGAATGACCCAATCCGCAGAAGTATGGAATGGACGCTTAGCAATGATAGGTTTTCTGATTTTGCTACTAGAGCTATGGCTAGGACGAGGAATGTTGGCGCAATAG
- a CDS encoding heme oxygenase (biliverdin-producing) has translation MSQGLATLLRVGTQKSHSAAESTDFIKCFLKGVVDKTSYSRLVGNLYFVYKAIEAEFEVHKNDPVLSKLYYRELWREKSLELDMLFYFGSNWREEFKPTPACEKYLARIREISANDPVLLVAHAYTRYMGDLSGGQILKKIAKEAMGLQDDKGTAFYEFDDIRNHGEFKKRYREALDTLPVDSETAERIVDEANASFHMNMAMFRELEGNWFVALTKFGWNSLLTKIKGEPKENSSARRESKAAS, from the coding sequence ATGAGTCAGGGTTTAGCAACGCTTTTGCGTGTAGGTACACAAAAATCTCATTCAGCAGCAGAGAGTACCGATTTTATCAAATGCTTTTTAAAAGGCGTGGTTGACAAGACCTCCTACAGTAGACTTGTTGGAAACCTTTACTTTGTTTACAAAGCGATCGAAGCTGAGTTTGAAGTCCACAAAAATGATCCAGTTCTCAGTAAACTTTATTATCGCGAACTATGGCGCGAAAAGAGTCTGGAACTGGATATGCTGTTCTACTTTGGCTCCAATTGGCGCGAAGAGTTTAAGCCTACTCCTGCCTGTGAAAAATATCTTGCACGTATCCGCGAGATTTCAGCTAATGACCCTGTATTGCTAGTTGCTCATGCTTACACTCGCTATATGGGTGATCTTTCTGGTGGTCAAATCCTGAAGAAAATTGCTAAAGAGGCAATGGGTTTACAGGACGACAAGGGCACTGCATTCTATGAATTTGATGATATTCGTAATCATGGTGAATTCAAAAAGCGCTACCGTGAAGCTCTTGACACCTTGCCTGTAGATTCAGAAACGGCTGAACGCATTGTTGATGAAGCTAATGCTTCGTTCCATATGAACATGGCAATGTTTCGTGAACTAGAAGGTAACTGGTTTGTTGCTTTAACCAAGTTCGGTTGGAACTCACTACTCACAAAGATCAAGGGTGAGCCCAAAGAAAACAGTTCGGCTCGTCGTGAATCTAAAGCGGCTAGTTAG
- the ndhC gene encoding NADH-quinone oxidoreductase subunit A, producing the protein MLVLSGYEYLLVFIIVCTLVPLSGLGLSALLSPKQSGAAGRTTYESGCEPIGGAWIQFNIRYYMFALAFVIFDVETVFLYPWAVAFSKLGLLAFVEALIFISILVLGLVYAWRKGALEWS; encoded by the coding sequence ATTTTGGTTTTAAGCGGATACGAATACTTACTGGTATTCATCATCGTTTGTACGCTAGTCCCGCTATCGGGGCTAGGACTTTCTGCTCTGTTAAGCCCAAAACAGTCTGGAGCCGCAGGTCGTACCACCTACGAATCAGGCTGTGAACCTATTGGGGGAGCTTGGATACAGTTTAATATTCGTTATTATATGTTCGCGCTTGCCTTCGTTATTTTTGACGTAGAAACGGTATTTTTATACCCTTGGGCAGTTGCATTTAGTAAACTAGGCTTGCTTGCATTTGTGGAAGCACTTATTTTTATTAGCATTCTGGTATTAGGTCTAGTCTACGCTTGGAGAAAAGGAGCCTTAGAATGGTCATGA
- a CDS encoding NADH dehydrogenase subunit K: MKSENVGLDFSIEEQTQRLINPAATPQVTQDLSNNVVLTTLNDLYNWSRMSSLWPMLYGTSCCFIEFAAMIGSRFDFDRFGLLPRSSPRQADLIITAGTVTMKMAPALVRLYEQMQEPKYVIAMGACTITGGMFSTDSYTTVRGVDKLIPVDVYIPGCPPRPEAIMDAIIKLRKKIGTEGFNERANLNRTHRYYAVKHEMKVVSPILTGQYLEMPSRMAPPKELVESGIPLPALQMAQKEVETVGR; this comes from the coding sequence ATGAAATCCGAAAATGTTGGCTTGGACTTCAGTATCGAAGAACAAACCCAACGCCTCATCAATCCTGCGGCAACGCCACAAGTCACCCAAGACTTATCAAATAATGTCGTTTTGACTACCCTCAACGACCTTTATAACTGGTCGAGAATGTCCAGCCTATGGCCAATGCTTTATGGCACTAGCTGTTGCTTCATTGAGTTTGCGGCAATGATTGGCTCCAGATTTGACTTCGATCGCTTTGGACTATTGCCTCGTTCTAGCCCTCGCCAAGCTGACCTGATCATCACCGCAGGGACAGTCACGATGAAAATGGCTCCTGCTCTAGTGCGTCTCTATGAGCAGATGCAAGAACCGAAATATGTAATTGCCATGGGCGCTTGCACGATTACGGGTGGCATGTTTAGCACTGATTCTTACACGACAGTTCGCGGTGTTGATAAGCTAATCCCTGTGGATGTGTATATCCCAGGTTGCCCTCCTCGCCCTGAAGCGATTATGGATGCAATTATCAAATTGCGGAAAAAGATCGGTACTGAAGGATTTAACGAAAGAGCTAACCTCAACCGTACTCATCGGTATTATGCCGTTAAGCATGAAATGAAGGTAGTAAGTCCAATTCTGACTGGACAATATCTAGAAATGCCTAGTCGAATGGCTCCGCCTAAGGAATTGGTGGAATCTGGCATTCCTTTACCCGCTTTGCAAATGGCTCAGAAGGAGGTAGAAACCGTTGGCAGATAA
- a CDS encoding NAD(P)H-quinone oxidoreductase subunit J, whose product MADNQENQEAALATTEVTAPVSQWLTSNGFEHEFLGLDKQGVPILKIDRQFLLPFSTALYAYGFNYMMCQCGYDAGAGDSLVSMYHLAKLTDDGIDKSDRFEEVRIKVFLPRTDPRCPSVYWIWKTADWQERETFDMYGIIYEGHPNLKRILMPEDWIGYPMRKDYVTPDFYELQDAY is encoded by the coding sequence TTGGCAGATAATCAAGAAAATCAAGAAGCAGCCTTAGCTACTACCGAAGTAACTGCGCCAGTTTCGCAATGGTTAACTAGCAATGGCTTTGAACATGAGTTTTTGGGATTGGATAAGCAAGGTGTACCAATTCTAAAAATTGATCGCCAGTTTCTTCTACCTTTCTCAACAGCGTTGTATGCATATGGCTTTAACTACATGATGTGTCAATGTGGTTATGATGCTGGTGCTGGTGACAGTTTGGTGAGTATGTACCACCTAGCTAAGCTGACTGATGATGGAATTGATAAAAGCGATCGCTTTGAAGAAGTCCGCATCAAAGTATTTCTCCCTCGCACTGATCCACGTTGTCCATCGGTTTACTGGATCTGGAAAACTGCCGATTGGCAAGAGCGCGAAACTTTCGATATGTACGGCATCATCTACGAGGGACATCCCAATCTCAAGCGAATTTTGATGCCAGAAGACTGGATCGGCTATCCGATGAGAAAGGATTACGTCACACCAGACTTTTACGAGTTACAAGACGCATACTAA
- a CDS encoding late competence development ComFB family protein — MQSCKNAIEELVIAEIDLQISHLPQYRRDQINLSEVAAYALNRLPPMYATSKLGWLRQRKKAATEMRSQIESAVRRALVSVKPDALRDSRPLPSQEVASHARSLAALQQILGAENASWKDIPTALENALMTVKLKSAVSNTYLVTGRRESNAGRDETVFDRKPPEISWKGRQVKTSVNSSRDLQKAKDFQTYMVDVNYQFSNVLEKLVLSLAYHQIQKLHPAIAETVDLGEATAYVLNRLPPMYATSEKGYKSLRLRAREVYGNEVVAALKEAISVCVEAPNLEKVPLPLARFEAELEESLEQLSWILQRDDINWRNAPFIVEECLLKVVNNEMEWRKRSDYNYPYTP, encoded by the coding sequence ATGCAAAGTTGCAAAAATGCAATAGAGGAATTGGTAATCGCAGAAATTGACTTACAAATTTCTCATTTACCTCAATACCGCCGCGATCAGATTAACTTAAGCGAAGTCGCAGCCTATGCGCTAAATCGCCTACCGCCGATGTATGCCACATCAAAACTAGGTTGGTTGAGACAACGCAAAAAAGCTGCAACTGAAATGAGATCGCAAATTGAATCCGCAGTCCGTCGAGCGTTAGTCAGTGTTAAGCCTGATGCGTTAAGAGACTCAAGACCTCTACCATCGCAAGAGGTCGCCAGTCATGCACGTTCTCTTGCCGCACTCCAACAAATTTTAGGTGCTGAAAATGCATCTTGGAAGGATATTCCCACGGCTCTAGAGAATGCCTTAATGACAGTTAAGCTAAAAAGTGCTGTGAGTAACACCTACTTGGTTACGGGTAGAAGAGAATCAAATGCTGGAAGGGATGAAACCGTTTTTGATCGCAAGCCGCCTGAGATTTCTTGGAAAGGCAGACAGGTTAAAACCTCAGTTAATTCGAGCCGAGATCTGCAAAAAGCTAAAGATTTTCAGACTTACATGGTGGATGTTAATTATCAATTTAGCAATGTATTAGAAAAATTAGTACTATCGCTTGCCTATCATCAAATCCAGAAATTACATCCTGCGATCGCAGAAACAGTAGATCTAGGTGAAGCAACTGCCTATGTATTAAATCGGCTTCCTCCCATGTATGCAACTTCAGAAAAAGGCTACAAATCTTTAAGGCTGAGGGCGCGAGAAGTTTATGGTAATGAGGTAGTTGCAGCACTCAAAGAGGCGATCTCAGTTTGCGTAGAGGCTCCGAATTTAGAAAAAGTCCCCTTGCCTTTAGCTCGTTTTGAAGCGGAGCTAGAAGAATCATTGGAGCAACTGAGTTGGATATTGCAACGCGATGATATCAATTGGCGCAATGCACCATTTATTGTGGAGGAATGTCTACTGAAAGTTGTCAATAATGAAATGGAATGGCGTAAACGCAGCGATTATAACTATCCATACACTCCGTAA
- a CDS encoding DUF3493 domain-containing protein codes for MAKLNPEQYERLRREAKSPYRGLRIFIYIAFAGSGFIGAVIFFARLIAGNGDLEPNLGNFALQIGVLALMLWLYRIDRSKKSK; via the coding sequence GTGGCTAAACTAAATCCTGAGCAGTACGAACGTCTTAGACGTGAAGCTAAATCACCCTATCGTGGTCTCCGCATATTTATATATATTGCTTTTGCTGGATCAGGATTTATTGGCGCGGTTATTTTTTTTGCAAGATTAATTGCTGGGAATGGAGATTTAGAGCCAAATTTAGGAAACTTTGCCTTGCAGATTGGGGTTTTAGCTTTGATGCTATGGCTATACCGAATTGATCGCAGCAAAAAATCAAAGTAG
- the pgl gene encoding 6-phosphogluconolactonase, with product MARQVEIWNDRAEIASRALLLCQLAYDEAIAKNQRFTIVAAGGSTPRVLYELLANKEWDWSKVHVFWGDERYVPVSDPQSNEGMTRAAWLNHVAIPASNIHAVPTDADDPAIAAAKYEQHIQEFFGVSAGEIPQFDLMLLGMGDDGHTASLFPHTKALKVIDRLVTVGEKDGQPRITMTVPLINQSKEIIFMIEGAAKAKALTAVLAPKGDINQYPSRLITGNTIWLCDRTAMKSK from the coding sequence ATGGCTAGACAGGTAGAAATTTGGAACGATCGCGCTGAAATCGCCTCAAGAGCGCTGTTATTGTGTCAGCTTGCCTATGATGAAGCGATCGCTAAGAATCAAAGATTTACTATTGTCGCCGCAGGTGGCAGCACACCTCGCGTCTTGTATGAACTCTTAGCAAATAAAGAATGGGACTGGTCAAAAGTACATGTTTTTTGGGGAGATGAGCGCTATGTACCTGTTAGCGATCCTCAAAGTAATGAAGGTATGACTCGTGCCGCATGGCTTAATCACGTAGCAATTCCTGCATCAAATATTCATGCAGTCCCCACTGATGCTGATGATCCTGCGATCGCGGCAGCAAAATACGAGCAGCATATTCAAGAGTTTTTTGGTGTGAGTGCAGGAGAAATTCCTCAATTTGATTTGATGTTGCTAGGAATGGGTGATGATGGGCATACGGCTTCGTTATTTCCTCATACTAAGGCGCTCAAAGTTATTGATCGTCTTGTAACCGTCGGCGAAAAAGATGGACAACCTCGGATCACGATGACTGTACCTTTGATTAATCAGTCCAAAGAGATTATTTTCATGATCGAAGGTGCTGCTAAAGCGAAAGCTTTAACTGCGGTGTTAGCTCCCAAAGGCGATATTAATCAATATCCATCACGATTGATCACAGGAAATACGATCTGGCTATGCGATCGCACGGCGATGAAATCAAAATAA
- the asnS gene encoding asparagine--tRNA ligase has protein sequence MVSPRIIDLLRSGQTNDSYIVRGWVRTKREGKGISFLELNDGSSLQGLQIVLPQTIDGYETLVKQITTGTSIEVSGTLVESMGKGQRVEMQATAIAVFGTADPETYPLQKKRHSIEFLRTIAHLRPRTNMFGAVFRVRNACAFAIHKFFQERGFLWVHTPIVTASDCEGAGEMFGVTTFDLNKVAAAGKPIDFAQDFFGKPAFLTVSGQLEAEIMAMAFSNVYTFGPTFRAENSNTSRHLAEFWMIEPEVAFCDLEGDADLAEDFLKYIFNYVLETCPEDMEFFQERVNNQVMTNARKIVDEQFERVTYTEAIAILEKCSKTFEFPVSWGLDLQSEHERFLAEEHFQKPVIVMDYPLGIKAFYMRVNENTSSDRQTVRAMDILAPGVGEIIGGSQREERLDVLEARIRSVGLNPEDYWWYLDLRRYGTVPHAGFGLGFERLVQFITGMGNIRDVIPFPRFPQSAEF, from the coding sequence ATGGTATCTCCAAGAATTATTGACCTATTGCGTAGTGGTCAAACTAATGACTCATATATTGTTCGTGGTTGGGTACGGACAAAGCGCGAAGGTAAGGGGATATCCTTCTTAGAACTTAATGATGGATCGTCTTTACAGGGATTACAAATCGTTTTACCACAGACAATTGATGGCTATGAAACTCTAGTTAAACAGATAACAACAGGCACATCGATTGAGGTATCTGGAACTCTAGTTGAGTCTATGGGCAAAGGACAAAGGGTGGAAATGCAAGCGACAGCGATCGCAGTTTTTGGCACAGCCGATCCAGAGACTTATCCTTTGCAGAAAAAACGTCACTCCATTGAATTTCTGCGTACGATCGCCCATCTGCGTCCTCGCACCAATATGTTTGGGGCTGTGTTTCGAGTGCGAAATGCCTGTGCTTTTGCAATTCATAAGTTTTTTCAAGAACGTGGTTTTTTGTGGGTGCATACGCCGATTGTCACAGCTAGTGATTGTGAAGGTGCAGGCGAAATGTTTGGTGTCACCACTTTTGACTTAAATAAAGTGGCGGCAGCGGGTAAACCCATAGATTTTGCGCAAGACTTTTTTGGAAAGCCAGCATTTTTGACCGTAAGTGGTCAGCTAGAAGCAGAAATTATGGCGATGGCATTTTCTAATGTCTATACTTTTGGTCCTACTTTTCGAGCGGAAAACTCGAATACTTCGCGTCACCTTGCTGAGTTTTGGATGATTGAGCCAGAAGTTGCCTTTTGCGATCTTGAAGGTGATGCTGATCTTGCCGAAGATTTCCTCAAATATATTTTTAATTATGTTTTGGAAACCTGTCCCGAAGATATGGAGTTTTTCCAAGAACGGGTCAATAATCAAGTGATGACCAATGCTCGTAAAATTGTCGATGAGCAATTTGAGCGAGTTACCTATACAGAGGCGATCGCCATTCTCGAGAAGTGCAGCAAAACCTTTGAATTTCCTGTGTCATGGGGATTAGATCTGCAATCGGAGCATGAAAGATTTTTAGCTGAAGAGCATTTCCAAAAGCCAGTAATCGTGATGGATTATCCCCTTGGGATCAAAGCATTTTATATGCGCGTAAATGAAAATACATCCAGCGATCGCCAAACTGTACGAGCTATGGATATTCTTGCCCCAGGGGTGGGTGAAATTATTGGTGGTTCACAGAGGGAAGAGCGCCTTGATGTATTGGAAGCCAGAATTCGCAGTGTTGGTCTAAATCCTGAAGATTATTGGTGGTATCTGGATTTACGTCGTTATGGTACTGTTCCACATGCTGGTTTTGGACTTGGTTTTGAGCGCTTAGTTCAATTCATCACAGGCATGGGTAACATTCGCGACGTGATTCCATTCCCTCGTTTTCCTCAAAGTGCAGAATTTTAA
- the guaD gene encoding guanine deaminase has product MPHQTIKGFRASFLDTIADPFYAPESDCVRYFPDGLLVVENGKVKDLGSYEELQTKYADILISDYRDHLIVSGFIDTHIHFPQTEMIASYGEQLLEWLSTYTFPTERKFADRNYALEIASIFLDELLRNGTTTALVFTAVFPQSTDAFFEEAQRRNLRMIAGKVMMDRNAPEFLRDTAVSSYVETKQLIEKWHKCDRLLYAVTPRFALTSTPEQLTNISKLLVEFPDVYLHTHLSENVKEVEAVAAAFPESEGYLDVYDRAGLVGERSIFAHGVQLTDQEFARLSEAKSAIAFCPTSNLFLGSGLFKIEKAKSLETPVKVGLGTDVGAGTSFSILRTASAAYQVAQLRSQKLSAIQALFLATLGGARALCLEDKLGNFEVGKEADFVVLNLRSTPIMALRNKSFDSANLPTLTEISDQLFATIIMGDDRAIAATYIMGEKAEF; this is encoded by the coding sequence ATGCCACATCAAACTATCAAAGGGTTTCGAGCCAGTTTTCTAGACACGATCGCTGATCCATTTTATGCCCCAGAATCTGATTGTGTTCGCTATTTTCCCGATGGCTTGCTGGTAGTTGAAAATGGCAAAGTTAAAGACTTAGGTAGTTATGAAGAGTTACAAACTAAATATGCAGATATTCTCATCTCTGATTACCGAGATCATCTGATTGTTTCAGGATTTATCGATACTCATATTCATTTTCCGCAGACGGAGATGATTGCTTCCTATGGTGAGCAATTATTAGAATGGCTGAGTACTTATACATTTCCAACAGAACGGAAGTTTGCCGATCGCAATTATGCATTGGAAATTGCTTCTATTTTTCTTGATGAATTATTGCGAAATGGAACTACGACAGCACTAGTATTTACGGCAGTATTTCCTCAATCTACAGATGCTTTTTTTGAAGAGGCACAGCGTCGCAATTTGCGCATGATTGCTGGCAAGGTGATGATGGATCGCAATGCTCCTGAATTTTTGAGGGATACGGCCGTATCTTCCTATGTAGAAACTAAGCAGTTAATCGAGAAATGGCACAAGTGCGATCGCCTACTTTACGCAGTCACACCAAGATTTGCACTGACATCGACACCAGAGCAATTAACTAACATCAGCAAACTCTTGGTGGAATTTCCTGATGTTTATTTACACACCCATCTTTCAGAGAATGTGAAAGAAGTAGAAGCGGTGGCGGCTGCGTTTCCAGAAAGTGAAGGTTATCTAGATGTCTATGATCGCGCAGGTTTAGTTGGTGAGAGATCAATATTTGCTCATGGAGTGCAGCTTACAGATCAGGAATTTGCGAGATTATCAGAAGCAAAATCTGCGATCGCGTTTTGCCCAACATCTAATCTATTTTTGGGGAGCGGACTCTTTAAAATAGAAAAGGCAAAATCTCTAGAAACACCTGTAAAAGTAGGATTGGGAACGGATGTGGGCGCAGGAACTAGTTTCTCGATTTTACGCACCGCTAGCGCTGCCTATCAAGTCGCTCAGTTGCGATCGCAAAAACTTTCAGCCATTCAAGCATTATTTTTGGCTACTTTAGGTGGTGCAAGAGCTTTATGTCTTGAAGATAAATTAGGGAATTTTGAAGTTGGTAAAGAAGCCGATTTTGTAGTGCTAAATTTACGCTCAACGCCAATTATGGCTTTAAGAAATAAATCATTTGATTCGGCTAATCTACCTACACTTACCGAAATCTCCGATCAACTATTTGCCACAATCATCATGGGTGATGATCGTGCGATCGCCGCAACTTATATCATGGGCGAAAAAGCAGAATTTTAA
- a CDS encoding ribonuclease H-like domain-containing protein → MPAFKIFDNDIDFETLQEYLGCEAIAVDTETMGLIPRRDRLCLIQICNDDETVSLVRLAQGIKDAPNLKYLFEAPNVTKVFHFARFDVAMLEAHLSIATHPIFCTKIASKLARTYTDKHGLKELVRELEKIELDKTSQSSDWGNVKVLSEAQLHYAANDVRYLLTVYRKLIDMLIRENRYDLAKACFAHIPTLVYLDLLGYADVFAH, encoded by the coding sequence ATGCCAGCCTTTAAAATCTTTGATAACGATATTGATTTTGAGACTCTCCAAGAATATCTTGGCTGTGAAGCGATCGCAGTTGATACTGAAACTATGGGGCTTATCCCCAGACGCGATCGCCTTTGCTTAATCCAAATTTGCAATGATGATGAGACTGTAAGTTTAGTTCGACTTGCACAGGGAATTAAAGATGCACCCAACCTTAAGTATTTGTTTGAAGCACCCAACGTTACTAAAGTTTTTCACTTTGCGAGGTTTGATGTAGCGATGCTGGAAGCGCATCTCAGCATTGCCACTCATCCAATTTTTTGTACTAAAATTGCTAGCAAACTGGCGAGGACATACACAGACAAGCATGGCTTAAAGGAATTAGTGCGCGAACTTGAAAAAATTGAATTAGACAAAACTTCGCAGTCTTCAGATTGGGGGAATGTCAAAGTTCTCTCAGAAGCCCAGCTACACTATGCAGCCAATGATGTGCGCTATCTATTAACGGTTTATCGCAAATTGATTGATATGCTGATTCGAGAAAATCGCTACGATTTGGCAAAAGCTTGTTTTGCGCATATTCCAACACTTGTTTATTTAGATTTACTAGGTTATGCGGATGTTTTTGCCCATTAG
- a CDS encoding YheT family hydrolase, with amino-acid sequence MFYTPPWHLKNGLLMTLYTALRISKKWENFTVEPEPIYQEHIFIGAQGVPIFGKYAIPQNAKGTIVGTYGITGDLDNQWFLKILGRKAFAKGYAIVLFDWRAHGKTAELSPALTSDGLYEGEDFIRIANTAKQLGCPAPFWLMGYSLGGQLALWGIKAGESIAEWGSDLEITSADIAGGAVICPSVDSNRSLTYLVKDELGKFLEKAIARELKKLGRGMAKMHPDTIARDAVERANSIWGFDNELTIAKLGFDSVEEYYDASCPLYFMPHLQKPTFILYAADDPMFDPVIISDLEKIAQDNPAIKLMLTQYGGHVGYVSSKKCQNQYGDRDRWWAWNRIFEWIELFA; translated from the coding sequence ATGTTCTACACTCCGCCTTGGCATCTAAAAAATGGATTGCTAATGACTCTTTATACGGCTCTGCGGATCAGTAAAAAGTGGGAAAATTTCACGGTAGAACCAGAACCCATCTATCAAGAGCATATATTTATTGGTGCACAGGGCGTTCCCATCTTTGGGAAATATGCAATTCCTCAAAATGCTAAGGGCACAATAGTTGGAACCTATGGAATTACAGGTGATTTAGATAATCAATGGTTTCTGAAAATTTTGGGTCGCAAAGCTTTTGCCAAAGGATACGCAATAGTTTTATTTGATTGGCGAGCACATGGCAAAACTGCCGAGCTTTCGCCAGCACTGACCTCCGATGGACTGTATGAAGGTGAAGATTTTATTCGTATCGCCAATACTGCTAAACAACTAGGCTGTCCAGCACCCTTTTGGCTAATGGGTTATTCCCTCGGAGGGCAATTGGCTTTATGGGGAATTAAGGCGGGAGAATCGATCGCTGAATGGGGGAGCGATCTAGAAATTACATCCGCTGATATTGCGGGCGGTGCGGTAATCTGTCCTAGTGTTGACTCCAATCGCTCGCTTACTTATTTAGTTAAAGACGAACTGGGAAAATTTCTCGAAAAGGCGATCGCACGTGAATTGAAGAAGCTTGGTCGTGGCATGGCAAAAATGCATCCTGACACGATAGCTCGCGATGCAGTAGAACGAGCTAACAGCATTTGGGGATTTGATAACGAATTAACAATCGCCAAATTAGGCTTTGACTCGGTAGAGGAATATTACGATGCCAGTTGTCCGTTATATTTCATGCCGCATTTGCAAAAGCCAACCTTTATTCTTTATGCTGCGGATGATCCGATGTTTGATCCAGTGATTATTTCAGACTTAGAAAAAATTGCTCAAGACAACCCTGCAATAAAACTAATGCTGACACAGTACGGTGGTCATGTTGGCTATGTTAGTAGCAAAAAATGCCAGAACCAATATGGCGATCGCGATCGATGGTGGGCATGGAATCGCATTTTTGAATGGATAGAATTATTCGCATAA